One stretch of Armigeres subalbatus isolate Guangzhou_Male chromosome 2, GZ_Asu_2, whole genome shotgun sequence DNA includes these proteins:
- the LOC134216601 gene encoding tRNA selenocysteine 1-associated protein 1: protein MSSIQCQLWMGSLESYMTENFILAAFRKMGEDPQTVKLMRNKYTGDPAGYCFVSFKTDEAAIDAMHKLNGKPIPGTNPLVRFRLNSATNNQNKALLADREFSVWVGDLSSDVDDYSLYRVFSAKYTSIKTAKVILDSSGFSKGYGFVKFGLEDEQKSALYEMNGFIGLGSKPLKICNAVPKPKNELGLPGPTSSAPSAASILGYGAAADYSQYYDPSAYWQNYSAWQGYYDAAGTADYAAYQMPAATASAVDASAYQAYEHQQQQQQHHHHHAHSQVEDEELTLVDHKFTLDVDKMNREVMERDRNLYDALESSKWMAVEQLEIF from the exons ATGAGTTCAATACAGTGCCAATTATGGATGGGAAGT CTGGAGTCATACATGACGGAGAATTTTATCTTGGCGGCATTCCGCAAAATGGGCGAAGATCCGCAAACGGTCAAACTGATGAGAAACAAGTACACTGGTGACCCGGCAGGATATTGTTTCGTTAGTTTCAAAACGGACGAAGCGGCCATCGATGCCATGCACAAACTGAACGGTAAACCGATCCCCGGAACAAATCCGCTGGTTCGCTTCCGGCTGAATAGTGCAACCAACAATCAAAATAAAGCACTGCTGGCTGATCGGGAATTCAGCGTTTGGGTTGGGGACCTGAGCTCTGATGTGGATGATTACAGTCTGTATCGTGTATTCTCCGCCAAGTACACCTCGATCAAAACGGCCAAAGTAATTTTGGATAGCTCTGGTTTCTCGAAGGGTTATGGATTTGTTAAGTTTGGACTTGAGGACGAACAGAAAAGCGCCCTCTATGAGATGAACGGCTTTATTGGACTGGGAAGCAAACCGCTGAAGATTTGTAATGCGGTGCCGAAACCTAAGAACGAGTTGGGTCTGCCAGGTCCGACAAGCTCAGCACCAAGCGCGGCGAGTATTTTGGGTTACGGCGCTGCAGCCGATTACTCCCAGTACTATGATCCGTCCGCTTATTGGCAAAATTACAGTGCCTGGCAAGGCTATTATGATGCCGCTGGAACCGCGGATTACGCTGCCTATCAGATGCCCGCGGCTACTGCCAGCGCAGTTGACGCTTCGGCTTATCAAGCCTATGAGcaccaacaacaacagcaacaacaccaccaccaccacgcTCATAGCCAGGTAGAAGACGAGGAACTGACGTTAGTGGACCATAAATTTACTCTTGATGTCGATAAAATGAACCGTGAGGTGATGGAGCGGGACCGTAATCTTTATGATGCCCTGGAGAGTTCGAAGTGGATGGCCGTGGAACAGCtagaaattttctga